Proteins from a genomic interval of Lycium ferocissimum isolate CSIRO_LF1 chromosome 2, AGI_CSIRO_Lferr_CH_V1, whole genome shotgun sequence:
- the LOC132046927 gene encoding B3 domain-containing protein REM16-like isoform X2, protein MATNCERCKVVEKQKYWEDLDKHQFFKVMMHDFGRRLRIPFRFVTNLKDSHKLLGHKILTGPSGNSWVVEVKRTEDDEYVFCNDGWETFVKDHCLEDTDLLVFKMNDFTSFDVMIFDSTACEKEDTFFVKKHRNPCKHPDEVTDEHSNEEYGYGDDDTDEEDNIREPIRRKGSESSCGKQNQFHLPQPSKGKKMKQIPVAKQDNRTRKCTPSSSRKMKVEPEEKVPVLSNRYQVPEKEKIRVHQLASRHTYSVPSVLMTMQPTHVNMGQLLPKAWQQKYMRQKSEAITLRIPSSGRRWTATISCRKEGLVIQSGWEDFVRDNGLEEIDICVFELAQGGKHNLLPVVLDVYIYRVENEIMLPYSNSTS, encoded by the exons ATGGCTACAAATTGTGAGAGGTGCAAAGTGGTTGAGAAACAAAAGTATTGGGAAGATTTGGACAAACATCAGTTCTTCAAAGTGATGATGCATGATTTCGGGCGTAGGTTG CGCATTCCATTCAGGTTTGTGACTAATTTAAAGGACAGTCACAAACTGTTGGGCCATAAGATTCTAACAGGTCCAAGTGGAAATTCATGGGTAGTTGAGGTTAAGAGGACAGAggatgatgagtatgttttttgCAATGATGGCTGGGAGACATTTGTTAAAGACCATTGCTTGGAAGATACAGATCTGTTGGTGTTCAAGATGAATGATTTTACATCTTTTGATGTAATGATCTTTGACTCAACTGCGTGTGAGAAAGAGGACACTTTCTTTGTTAAAAAACATAGGAACCCCTGCAAACATCCGGACGAAGTAACGGATGAACATTCCAATGAGGAATATGGTTATGGAGATGATGATACAGATGAGGAGGATAACATACGAGAGCCGATAAGGCGCAAAGGAAGCGAATCTTCATGTGGTAAACAGAATCAGTTCCATTTACCTCAGCCTAGCAAAGGGAAGAAGATGAAGCAAATCCCAGTAGCCAAGCAGGACAATAGGACAAGGAAGTGTACACCTTCGTCATCGCGCAAGATGAAAGTTGAACCTG AGGAAAAAGTGCCTGTTTTATCAAACAGATACCAGGTTCCAGAGAAAGAAAAGATTAGAGTTCATCAACTGGCGTCAAGGCACACATATTCTGTTCCTTCTGTTCTGATGACAATGCAGCCTACCCATGTCAACATGGGTCAACtg CTCCCCAAAGCATGGCAACAGAAGTATATGAGGCAGAAATCTGAGGCAATCACTCTGAGAATCCCTTCGAGTGGAAGAAGGTGGACGGCCACAATCAGTTGCAGAAAGGAAGGACTGGTGATTCAGTCAGGCTGGGAAGATTTTGTGAGGGATAATGGACTGGAGGAGATTGATATTTGCGTGTTTGAGCTTGCTCAAGGAGGAAAACACAACTTACTGCCAGTTGTTTTAGATGTTTACATATATCGTGTTGAGAATGAGATCATGCTACCATACTCCAACAGCACATCTTGA
- the LOC132046928 gene encoding uncharacterized protein LOC132046928 produces MKMHLTHNERITTLEDVRRHLELEEERLEAAKPIAELHMATTSKNKGDPKRNNWGKKRGPPQTQPPKRAKTEKGKNRRPKRVNVAKAKCYNCDKKGHYAKDCSEPPRKTREQWTT; encoded by the exons ATGAAGATGCACTTGACTCATAATGAAAGAATCACAACTCTGGAAGATGTCCGGAGGCATCTTGAGTTAGAGGAGGAACGACTTGAGGCTGCGAAGCCAATAGCTGAGTTGCACATGGCAACAACCTCCAAAAACAAAGGTGATCCAAAGCGAAATAACTGGGGAAAGAAGAGAGGGCCACCTCAGACTCAGCCTCCTAAACGAGCAAAGactgaaaaaggaaagaatagaCGTCCCAAACGTGTCAATGTTGCTAAAGCGAAGTGCTATAATTGTGACAAGAAGGGTCACTATGCTAAGGATTGCTCTGAGCCTCCTAGAAAG ACTCGGGAGCAATGGACCACATAG
- the LOC132046929 gene encoding B3 domain-containing protein REM16-like: MATICERCKVVEKQKYWEDFDKHQFFKVMMNDFRRRLRIPVKFVKNLKDSHKLLGHKILTGPSGNSWVVEVKRRDEDDFVFCNDGWETFVKDHCLEDTDLLVFKMNNFTSFDVMIFDSTACEKEDTFFVKKHRNSCKHPDEVTDEHSNEEYGYGDDDTVEEDYIREPIRRKGSESSRGKQNQFHSAQPSKGKKMKQIPVAKQDNRTRKCTPSLSRKMNVEPEEKVPVLSNRRQVPEKEKIRVHQLASRHTSSVPSVLMTMQPTHVNMGQLKLPKAWQQKYMRQKSEAITLRIPLSGRRWEATISCRKEGLVIQSGWEDFVRDNELDEIDTCVFELAQGGKHNLKPVVLDVYIYRVKNEIMLPYSNSTS; this comes from the exons ATGGCTACAATTTGTGAGAGGTGCAAAGTGGTTGAGAAACAAAAGTATTGGGAAGATTTCGACAAACATCAGTTCTTCAAAGTGATGATGAATGATTTCAGGCGTAGGTTG CGCATTCCAGTCAAGTTtgtgaaaaatttaaaagacaGTCACAAACTGTTGGGCCATAAGATTCTAACAGGTCCAAGTGGAAATTCATGGGTAGTTGAGGTTAAGAGAAGAGATGAGGATGATTTTGTTTTTTGCAATGATGGCTGGGAGACATTTGTTAAAGACCATTGCTTGGAAGATACAGATCTGTTGGTGTTCAAGATGAATAATTTTACATCTTTTGATGTAATGATCTTTGACTCAACTGCGTGTGAGAAAGAGGACACTTTCTTTGTTAAAAAACATAGGAACTCCTGCAAACATCCGGACGAAGTAACGGATGAACATTCAAATGAGGAATATGGTTATGGAGATGATGATACAGTTGAGGAGGATTACATACGAGAGCCGATAAGGCGCAAAGGAAGCGAATCTTCACGTGGAAAACAGAATCAGTTCCATTCAGCTCAGCCTAGCAAAGGGAAGAAGATGAAGCAAATCCCAGTAGCCAAGCAGGACAATAGGACAAGGAAGTGTACACCTTCGTTATCGCGCAAGATGAATGTTGAACCTG AGGAAAAAGTGCCTGTTTTATCAAACAGACGCCAAGTTCCAGAGAAAGAGAAGATTAGAGTTCATCAACTGGCCTCAAGGCACACATCTTCTGTTCCTTCTGTTCTGATGACAATGCAGCCTACCCATGTCAACATGGGCCAActg AAGCTCCCCAAAGCATGGCAGCAGAAGTATATGAGGCAGAAATCTGAGGCAATCACTCTGAGAATCCCTTTGAGTGGAAGAAGGTGGGAGGCCACGATCAGTTGCAGAAAGGAAGGACTGGTGATTCAGTCAGGCTGGGAAGATTTTGTGAGGGATAATGAACTGGACGAGATTGATACTTGCGTGTTTGAGCTTGCTCAAGGAGGAAAACACAACTTAAAGCCAGTTGTTTTAGATGTTTACATATATCGTGTTAAGAATGAGATCATGCTACCATACTCCAACAGCACATCTTGA
- the LOC132046926 gene encoding extra-large guanine nucleotide-binding protein 1, producing MVVDDGVEYCFAMEYDGPPITHDLPRAVPINVDRIPVATVVSQVPLSHKLALPVVQPISATDITKRFSKDLKHSLESTVSPTSVISFQRVDEDDSASKELALGSETTLSPSSVTALDDRVHSNRCNGGQSSSSSPLERCNGDESVGEFSGLINESTDLASTSISRDHSHELLGRVGSSSGTFRFSSSFEKSRDLSRSSHNLRASTGRKDRSLELNDLSQPDWESNESILSLDYPSSRVSSHKYGDSFNETSCDVKRAPVVTFCDIESEDEDINEDVSGAEPEVVRPKKEPAVKVKKGVCYRCCKGNRFTEKEVCIVCDAKYCSNCVLRAMGSMPEGRKCVSCIGYPIDEPKRGNLGKCSRMLKRLLNDLEIRQIMKAEKMCEVNQLPSEYLCVNGRPLSPEELVILQSCINPPKKLKPGNYWYDKVSGLWGKEGQKPSQIITPHLNVGGSIKPNASNGNTQVYINGREITKSELRMLQLAGVQCAGNPHFWVNEDGSYQEEGQKNTKGYIWGKAGMKLVCAVLSLPVPSKSSNTCGEQVNSVLSQVIPDYLEQRALNKLLLIGYSGSGTSTIYKQAKILYKDVPFSEDEREHIKLLIQSNVYGYLGVLLEGRERFEEESLNEVCEGSSSCDSGMTGNSTGIEKKTLYSIPPRLKAFSDWLLKIMATGNLEAVFPAATREYAPLIEELWNDTAIQATYKRRSELEMLHDMSCYFLERAVDILKTDYEPSDVDILYAEGVTSSNGLSCVDFSFPDSEDHDNLDSSDHPNSVLRFQLIRVQARGFIENCKWIEMFEDVRVVIFCVALSDFDEYVVDETGEKVNKMLLTKKLFESIVTHPTFDQMDFLVLLNKFDSFEEKLERVPLTKCEWFDDFHPIVSRHRSNSNSSSINHSPSVGQLAFHHVAVKFKRLFSALTNRKLYVSLVKGLEPKTVDESLKYAREIIKWDEERLNFSLSEYSFYSTDASSFSP from the exons ATGGTGGTTGATGATGGAGTAGAATACTGTTTTGCTATGGAGTATGATGGTCCACCTATAACCCATGATCTTCCACGGGCAGTACCTATCAATGTTGATAGGATTCCGGTGGCTACTGTAGTTTCGCAAGTGCCATTATCCCATAAGTTAGCTTTACCAGTTGTTCAACCTATATCAGCTACAGATATAACTAAGAGATTTTCTAAAGATTTGAAGCATAGTTTGGAATCAACTGTCTCTCCCACATCTGTTATATCTTTTCAGAGGGTGGATGAAGACGATTCCGCTAGTAAAGAACTAGCTTTAGGCTCAGAAACTACATTGTCCCCAAGTTCTGTTACTGCACTTGATGATAGAGTCCATAGTAATAGGTGTAATGGTGGTCAGTCCAGTAGTTCTAGCCCATTGGAGAGGTGTAATGGTGATGAGAGTGTAGGTGAATTTTCTGGTTTAATCAATGAATCCACTGACTTGGCATCTACCTCCATTAGTCGTGATCATTCACATGAATTGCTGGGAAGGGTGGGGAGTAGTTCTGGTACTTTTAGATTTTCGAGTAGttttgagaaatcaagagaCTTGTCAAGGAGTAGTCACAATTTGAGGGCTTCAACTGGTCGTAAAGACAGAAGCTTGGAGCTCAATGATTTAAGCCAACCAGATTGGGAGTCGAATGAGTCAATTTTGAGTCTTGATTATCCGTCTTCTCGTGTTTCTTCACATAAATATGGGGATAGCTTTAATGAAACTAGTTGTGATGTTAAACGAGCACCTGTTGTGACTTTCTGTGATATTGAGTCAGAGGATGAAGATATTAATGAAGATGTTAGTGGTGCCGAGCCTGAGGTCGTCCGACCAAAGAAAGAACCTGCAGTTAAGGTGAAAAAAGGGGTATGTTATCGTTGTTGTAAAGGAAATAGGTTTACTGAAAAGGAGGTATGTATTGTTTGTGATGCCAAATATTGCAGTAATTGTGTGCTTAGAGCAATGGGGTCTATGCCAGAGGGAAGAAAGTGTGTCAGCTGCATCGGTTATCCGATTGATGAACCAAAGCGAGGCAACTTAGGCAAATGCTCTAGGATGCTCAAGCGACTGCTAAATGATTTGGAGATTAGGCAGATCATGAAGGCGGAGAAAATGTGTGAAGTGAATCAGTTGCCATCTGAATATTTATGTGTGAATGGAAGGCCTCTTTCTCCTGAAGAGCTTGTTATATTGCAGAGCTGCATAAATCCACCAAAGAAGCTGAAACCTGGGAATTACTGGTATGACAAAGTTTCTGGTCTCTGGGGAAAG GAAGGACAAAAACCTTCACAAATTATCACTCCTCATTTAAATGTTGGAGGTTCCATCAAGCCAAATGCTAGCAATGGAAACACTCAGGTCTATATAAATGGTCGTGAGATCACCAAATCCGAGCTACGCATGTTACAG TTAGCAGGAGTACAATGTGCTGGCAACCCACATTTTTGGGTGAATGAGGATGGTTCATATCAGGAAGAGGGACAAAAAAATACCAAAGGATATATATGGGGCAAG GCTGGAATGAAGCTGGTTTGTGCTGTACTCTCTCTTCCAGTTCCTTCAAAATCATCTAATACTTGTGGAGAGCAAGTTAATAGTGTGCTTAGTCAAGTGATACCTGATTATCTTGAGCAGAGGGCACTTAACAAACTACTTTTGATTGGATATAGTGGATCTGGTACAAGCACCATATATAAACAG GCAAAAATTCTTTACAAGGATGTTCCTTTCTCGGAGGATGAGAGAGAACATATCAAATTGTTGATCCAAAGTAATGTATATGGATACCTTGGTGTGCTGCTTGAGGGCCGCGAGCGCTTTGAGGAAGAGAGTTTGAATGAAGTGTGCGAGGGTTCTTCGTCTTGTGACTCTGGGATGACAG GCAATAGCACTGGGATTGAAAAGAAAACATTATATTCCATACCTCCGAGACTGAAAGCATTCTCAGATTGGCTTCTCAAAATAATGGCCACGGGTAATCTAGAAGCCGTTTTCCCAGCTGCAACACGGGAATATGCTCCATTAATTGAGGAGTTGTGGAATGATACAGCCATCCAGGCAACTTATAAGCGAAGAAGTGAACTGGAAATGCTTCATGACATGTCTTGTTATTTCTTAGAGCGG GCAGTTGATATCTTAAAAACAGACTATGAACCTTCAGATGTGGATATCTTATATGCTGAGGGTGTTACTTCTTCCAATGGACTTTCATGCGTGGACTTCTCATTCCCAGATTCAGAAGATCATGATAATCTTGACAGCAGTGATCACCCTAATTCTGTGCTCAG ATTTCAGCTAATTAGAGTACAGGCAAGGGGGTTCATTGAAAATTGCAAGTGGATTGAGATGTTTGAAGACGTTCGAGTGGTTATTTTCTGTGTTGCCTTAAGTGATTTTGATGAATATGTTGTTGATGAAACTGGGGAGAAAGTGAACAAGATGTTATTAACCAAGAAACTTTTTGAGAGCATCGTGACTCATCCAACCTTTGATCAGATGGACTTTCTCGTCTTATTAAACAAGTTTGATTCGTTTGAGGAGAAGTTAGAACGTGTTCCTTTGACGAAATGTGAATGGTTTGACGATTTTCATCCGATCGTAAGTCGTCATCGGTCCAACAGCAACTCCAGCAGCATCAACCATAGCCCCTCCGTGGGCCAGTTGGCGTTTCATCATGTTGCAGTAAAATTCAAGAGGCTATTTTCTGCTCTCACTAACAGGAAGCTGTATGTTTCACTAGTAAAAGGTTTAGAGCCAAAAACGGTGGATGAATCGCTCAAGTACGCAAGGGAGATAATCAAATGGGATGAAGAGCGGTTAAACTTCAGCTTGAGTGAGTACTCATTTTATAGCACTGATGCAAGTTCTTTCTCACCTTGA
- the LOC132046927 gene encoding B3 domain-containing protein REM16-like isoform X1, with protein sequence MATNCERCKVVEKQKYWEDLDKHQFFKVMMHDFGRRLRIPFRFVTNLKDSHKLLGHKILTGPSGNSWVVEVKRTEDDEYVFCNDGWETFVKDHCLEDTDLLVFKMNDFTSFDVMIFDSTACEKEDTFFVKKHRNPCKHPDEVTDEHSNEEYGYGDDDTDEEDNIREPIRRKGSESSCGKQNQFHLPQPSKGKKMKQIPVAKQDNRTRKCTPSSSRKMKVEPEEKVPVLSNRYQVPEKEKIRVHQLASRHTYSVPSVLMTMQPTHVNMGQLKLPKAWQQKYMRQKSEAITLRIPSSGRRWTATISCRKEGLVIQSGWEDFVRDNGLEEIDICVFELAQGGKHNLLPVVLDVYIYRVENEIMLPYSNSTS encoded by the exons ATGGCTACAAATTGTGAGAGGTGCAAAGTGGTTGAGAAACAAAAGTATTGGGAAGATTTGGACAAACATCAGTTCTTCAAAGTGATGATGCATGATTTCGGGCGTAGGTTG CGCATTCCATTCAGGTTTGTGACTAATTTAAAGGACAGTCACAAACTGTTGGGCCATAAGATTCTAACAGGTCCAAGTGGAAATTCATGGGTAGTTGAGGTTAAGAGGACAGAggatgatgagtatgttttttgCAATGATGGCTGGGAGACATTTGTTAAAGACCATTGCTTGGAAGATACAGATCTGTTGGTGTTCAAGATGAATGATTTTACATCTTTTGATGTAATGATCTTTGACTCAACTGCGTGTGAGAAAGAGGACACTTTCTTTGTTAAAAAACATAGGAACCCCTGCAAACATCCGGACGAAGTAACGGATGAACATTCCAATGAGGAATATGGTTATGGAGATGATGATACAGATGAGGAGGATAACATACGAGAGCCGATAAGGCGCAAAGGAAGCGAATCTTCATGTGGTAAACAGAATCAGTTCCATTTACCTCAGCCTAGCAAAGGGAAGAAGATGAAGCAAATCCCAGTAGCCAAGCAGGACAATAGGACAAGGAAGTGTACACCTTCGTCATCGCGCAAGATGAAAGTTGAACCTG AGGAAAAAGTGCCTGTTTTATCAAACAGATACCAGGTTCCAGAGAAAGAAAAGATTAGAGTTCATCAACTGGCGTCAAGGCACACATATTCTGTTCCTTCTGTTCTGATGACAATGCAGCCTACCCATGTCAACATGGGTCAACtg AAGCTCCCCAAAGCATGGCAACAGAAGTATATGAGGCAGAAATCTGAGGCAATCACTCTGAGAATCCCTTCGAGTGGAAGAAGGTGGACGGCCACAATCAGTTGCAGAAAGGAAGGACTGGTGATTCAGTCAGGCTGGGAAGATTTTGTGAGGGATAATGGACTGGAGGAGATTGATATTTGCGTGTTTGAGCTTGCTCAAGGAGGAAAACACAACTTACTGCCAGTTGTTTTAGATGTTTACATATATCGTGTTGAGAATGAGATCATGCTACCATACTCCAACAGCACATCTTGA